Proteins encoded by one window of Haematobia irritans isolate KBUSLIRL chromosome 2, ASM5000362v1, whole genome shotgun sequence:
- the LOC142225506 gene encoding small ribosomal subunit protein uS17-like has protein sequence MADQQTEKAFQKQFGINLNRKVKPGIAKKKVLRRHRDIGLGFKTPREAIDGNYIDKKCPFTGNVRIRGRILTRAVRKTKMQRTIVIRRDYLHFVRKYSRFEKRHRNMSVHCSPCFRDVEIGDIVTIGECRPMSKTVRFNVLKVSKGQGSKKNFKKF, from the coding sequence ATGGCTGATCAGCAAACCGAGAAAGCCTTCCAAAAACAATTCGGCATTAACCTAAACAGAAAGGTTAAGCCAGGCATTGCCAAAAAGAAGGTCTTACGTCGCCACCGTGATATCGGTTTGGGTTTCAAAACTCCTCGTGAGGCCATTGATGGTAACTACATTGACAAGAAATGCCCCTTCACCGGTAATGTAAGAATTCGTGGCCGTATCTTAACTCGTGCCGTACGTAAAACCAAAATGCAACGTACTATTGTTATCCGTCGTGATTACTTACACTTTGTACGCAAATACAGCCGTTTTGAAAAACGTCACAGAAACATGAGCGTACATTGTTCCCCCTGCTTTAGAGATGTTGAAATCGGCGATATTGTTACCATTGGTGAATGCCGTCCCATGTCCAAGACTGTTCGTTTCAACGTATTGAAAGTCAGCAAGGGTCAAGGTTCCAAGAAAAACTTCAAGAAgttctaa